Proteins from one Bufo gargarizans isolate SCDJY-AF-19 chromosome 8, ASM1485885v1, whole genome shotgun sequence genomic window:
- the LOC122945376 gene encoding uncharacterized protein LOC122945376: MSVRKNSVASVAPSEAPQVDQGSPAQDRRSEVIHPDDHEVALQRSISNAIITAMGSMSSALTQSISQALMARPATTTQVLVPPPGPPPIVSRTPQIDGPSPSQDNALQSRKRACTRQAEKTRAWKTARSLPEPRSDSDRESEEETHDNVYELTDEVEDDLADIAVDPVRNLDPEAPLLQQGSAEDLLLDPSGEPLFNPEELHHPRSAEWMPATHVAQYMEARIRNPLSKESRNKLRAECPRPLIPHKVCETPSVDPKMVQFLAKTGFNPRKGLDAALKAVQDKLLDITGPLAKIFDLAESAIAAGSQVDPIELRGWAQRAICVAGNTNTSLAIERRKAILIKIEPKLSNLALTEAGKDAQGLLFGDSFIKELGKYVGAFTALDKAQTSMRRVFQGRFSNRAGSARGRLSGRSNFHARGSGRGSFNYRASLQDQRHQPSFFPSRGAPFRSQGFRGNPGSRRPFGKLCSSSPSFFRPFSRGQTPILFSCVVRHNLRPMGPFYCAGVHNRSDCRSELHPSPPYGTTVLCGTVPISEGIVGSSAERRDRTRTGESWGCHQQYFPGAKEQFCTIPTFQDGGHPSFEGSAPSRRLVGQDRSPRRLSHGPSVPLFKRPAAVPVERSGLALHLPSVRPVLRPLVLYQDHAPSGGLASQQRCSSDRLPGRYLDHGPITGSLVETPPLDGDARFRLGVHCQPGEILFDPLQIHRVLGFPGELGRIIPQSSTLESQGYPQGVEACSTPTSDVVAAFGKDNRTSGLLNTGHFPSPPPLSCVAAPQNCSPSVGGLLRRFGLIRCRDDGRDEMVDPQPVSVEWQSDRGSPTGSDHRIRCEPARMGSTLQWCVHGRSMVSRRIPSSHQRPGTPSRVVCHSQFCQWCGQLSHQAPHGQYICGQVRQLYGWHTVGGSDPFGEGFLGILSRQEHLCGGRVPSRPSQHSGGLEFSLHIGLQRLEVRRDGFFCYFFSVGSLCSRPIRFPFEYPTAQVFQLEAGSLGGGSGRSASTLGRSVDVRIPSLRAHPTSAPSGSSAVGEPGSDCSVLENPVLVPSNPGTSSGLSVSPSHSGVTTPRACRRSSPTPAERVATPPSLQDIGSPGGGAGLSGTARFLLDCAWAPGTRRAYRAAWGSWSRWCVDRTLDPVAAPVNSILAFLSSLFEAGKAYRTINVFRSAISSRHNGFDGRPAGQHPLVCRLLKGSRLARPPRPRFSSTWDVSDVLQFLVSWPSNELLSLRQLSAKLVTLFCLISCKRVSDVRALDWDARSFTPEGVHFNISRRTKTSIRSVSYPRFPTSPQLCPVACLREYEDRTRPLRSLALPHLFISFCSPFAPVTSVTLSRWVKWILSLSGIDTSIFTAHSVRSATATSMTLSGARLEDVMRLADWSRSSTFREFYFRPASHAFDSIVAQL; this comes from the exons ATGTCTGTCAGAAAGAATTCCGTTGCCTCTGTGGCCCCTAGTGAAGCCCCCCAAGTAGATCAGGGTTCCCCTGCGCAGGATAGGAGGTCCGAGGTGATCCACCCGGACGACCATGAGGTGGCACTGCAAAGATCCATATCTAATGCCATTATAACCGCCATGGGTTCGATGTCATCTGCATTGACCCAGTCTATATCTCAGGCCCTTATGGCGCGCCCTGCTACTACTACCCAGGTTTTGGTCCCACCTCCAGGACCACCTCCTATTGTCTCCAGAACACCTCAGATTGATGGGCCATCCCCATCCCAAGACAACGCGCTTCAGTCGCGTAAACGAGCTTgtacccgccaggcagaaaaaacgcgggcatggaagactgccaggtctctacctgagcctaggtcagactctgatagggagtcagaggaggagactCATGACAACGTCTATGAATTGACGGATGAGGTGGAGGACGATTTGGCGGATATTGCTGTGGATCCGGTTCGTAATCTAGACCCGGAAGCCCCGTTACTACAACAGGGATCAGCAGAGGATCTCTTATTGGATCCGTCTGGGGAACCGCTGTTTAACCCCGAGGAGCTGCATCATCCCCGCTCCGCGGAATGGATGCCCGCCACACATGTGGCGCAGTATATGGAGGCTCGCATACGCAATCCGCTTAGTAAGGAATCGCGTAATAAGTTGCGGGCGGAGTGCCCTCGTCCTTTAATACCACACAAAGTGTGCGAGACGCCATCAGTGGATCCAAAGATGGTCCAGTTTCTGGCGAAGACGGGGTTTAACCCCCGTAAAGGGCTAGACGCGGCCTTGAAGGCTGTCCAAGACAAGCTACTGGACATTACAGGTCCTTTAGCAAAGATTTTCGATTTGGCTGAGTCCGCTATCGCGGCAGGTAGCCAGGTAGACCCTATAGAATTGAGAGGTTGGGCCCAGCGAGCCATATGCGTAGCGGGTAATACCAATACCTCGCTCGCCATTGAAAGGCGGAAGGCAATACTAATTAAGATCGAGCCAAAGCTCTCGAACTTGGCATTGACTGAAGCGGGCAAGGACGCCCAGGGGTTGCTCTTTGGCGACTCTTTTATTAAAGAGCTAGGGAAATATGTAGGAGCTTTTACGGCTCTTGATAAAGCCCAGACTTCGATGCGTCGAGTCTTTCAAGGGCGTTTTTCCAACAGGGCCGGCAGTGctaggggccgactgtccggccgttccaactTTCATGCCAGAGGTTCCGGCAGAGGCTCCTTTAATTATAGAGCATCCCTCCAGGATCAGAGACATCAGCCATCCTTTTTTCCCTCACGAGGCGCTCCCTTCAGGTCACAAGGTTTCCGAGGGAATCCAGGCTCCCGTCGACCATTCGGTAAGTTATGTTCTTCGTCCCCCTCCTTTTTTAGACCATttagtcgggggcagactccgattcttttctcatgtgtggtcaggcataacctcagaccaatgggtcctttctactgtgcaggggttcacaaTAGATCTGATTGCCGATCCGAGCTCCATCCCAGCCCCCCCTACGGTACCACTGTCCTATGCGGCACAGTCCCAATTTCAGAGGGAATTGtcggatcttctgcagaaaggcgCGATCGAACGCGCACCGGAGAATCGTGGGGGTGTCATCAGCAGTATTTTCCTGGTGCAAAA GAACAATTTTGTACAATaccgacatttcaagatggagggcatccatcttttgagggatctGCTCCTTCCAGGCGATTGGTTGGCCAAGATAGATCTCCAAGACGCCTATCTCACGGTCCCAGTGTCCCCCTCTTCAAGAGACCTGCTGCGGTTCCTGTGGAACGGTCAGGCCTGGCGCTTCACCTGCCTTCCGTTCGGCCTGtcctccgccccctggtgctttaccaagatcatgcgcccagtggtggcttggcttcgcagcagaggtgttcGTCTGATCGTCTACCTGGACGATATCTTGATCATGGCCCAATCACGGGCTCTCTTGTTGAGACACCTCCACTTGACGGTGACGCTCGTTTCCGACTTGGGGTTCATTGTCAACCAGGAGAAATCCTGTTTGACCCCCTCCAGATCCATAGAGTTCTTGGGTTTCCAGGTGAACTCGGAAGAATTATCCCTCAGTCTTCCACTCTCGAAAGTCAAGgctatccgcaaggagttgaagCATGCTCTACGCCTACCTCAGATGTCGTTGCGGCATTTGGCAAGGATAATCGGACTTCTGGCCTCCTCAATACAGGCCATTTTCCCAGCCCCCCTCCATTATCGTGCGTTGCAGCGCCTCAAAATTGCTCACCTTCGGTCGGGGGCCTCTTACGCAGATTTGGTCTCATTAGATGCAGAGACGACGGACGAGATGagatggtggatccacaacctgtcaGTGTGGAATGGCAGAGCGATCGTGGGTCCCCAACCGGATCTGATCATAGAATCCGATGCGAGCCTGCACGGATGGGGAGCACATTGCAGTGGTGTGTCCACGGGCGGTCCATGGTCTCCAGAAGAATCCCATCTTCACATCAACGCCCTGGAACTCCTAGCAGGGTCGTTTGCCATTCGCAGTTTTGCCAATGGTGTGGTCAGCTCAGCCATCAGGCTCCGCATGGACAATATATCTGCGGTCAGGTACGTCAATTGTATGGGTGGCACACGGTcggtggttctgacccatttggcgaaggatttttgggaATTCTGTCTCGACAGGAACATCTCTGTGGTGGCCGAGTACCTTCCAGGCCTTCACAACACTCTGGCGGACTGGAGTTCTCGCTACATATCGGACTCCAGCGTCTGGAAGTTAGACGAGACGGTTTTTTCTGCTATTTCTTCTCTGTGGGGTCCCTTTGCAGTCGACCTATTCGCTTCCCGTTTGAATACCCAACTGCCCAGGTTTTTCAGCTGGAGGCCGGATCCCTTGGCGGAGGCAGTGGACGCTCTGCTTCAACATTGGGGAGGAGCGTTGATGTACGCATTCCCTCCCTTCGCGCTCATCCCACGAGTGCTCCTTCAGGTTCGTCAGCAGTTGGCGAACCTGGTTCTGATTGTTCCGTTTTGGAGAACCCAGTCCTGGTTCCCTCAAATCCTGGAACTTCTAGTGGACTTTCCGTTTCTCCTTCCCACTCAGGTGTCACTACTCCAAGGGCCTGCAGGAGAAGTTCACCCACTCCTGCAGAACGGGTCGCTACGCCTCCTAGCTTGCAAGATATCGGGAGTCCAGGAGGAGGCGCTGGACTTTCAGGAACAGCTAGGTTCTTATTGGACTGCGCTTGGGCGCCCGGGACGAGACGGGCTTATCGAGCCGCCTGGGGTTCTTGGTCTCGCTGGTGCGTCGACCGGACTCTGGATCCCGTTGCGGCCCCTGTCAATTCCATCTTAGCCTTTTTATCCTCACTTTTTGAGGCAGGGAAGGCTTACCGCACCATCAATGTCTTTAGGTCAGCAATTTCCTCCAGACACAACGGTTTCGACGGCCGTCCAGCGGGTCAACACCCCCTGGTCTGTCGTTTACTCAAGGGTTCACGTTTGGCCCGACCACCTCGGCCACGGTTTTCGTCTACCTGGGATGTGTCGGATGTCTTGCAATTTCTAGTCAGTTGGCCCTCAAATGAGCTGTTGTCGTTACGTCAGTTATCGGCCAAATTGGTCACTTTATTCTGTTTAATCTCCTGTAAGAGAGTTTCGGATGTGCGTGCTTTGGATTGGGACGCCAGATCCTTCACCCCGGAGGGGGTCCACTTTAACATTTCCCGTCGCACGAAAACCAGTATCCGGTCGGTCTCTTACCCCCGTTTTCCGACTTCTCCACAGCTATGTCCTGTAGCGTGCTTACGCGAGTATGAGGACAGAACCCGTCCACTGCGGTCTCTTGCTCTCCCTCACTTATTCATTTCGTTTTGCAGCCCGTTTGCTCCGGTTACCAGTGTTACGTTATCTCGCTGGGTCAAGTGGATTCTATCCCTTTCCGGGATTGATACGTCTATCTTCACGGCACATTCGGTCCGCAGTGCGACAGCTACGTCCATGACGTTATctggggctcgtttggaggatgttatgagattggcggattggtccagaTCTTCCACTTTCCGGGAGTTTTATTTCCGACCGGCTTCGCATGCTTTTGATTCTATAGTGGCTCAGCTTTAa